From the Sphingomonas aliaeris genome, one window contains:
- a CDS encoding ribosomal maturation YjgA family protein: MNRRRWFYVAATFVLFLVEVAIALFVHDAVIRPYAGDSIVVIMVYTAIRAVTRLGVRAAALAAFLFACAVEVGQYFHLVDRIGFGHNAFARTILGTTFVPEDFVAYAIGALVAVALEEACSVLDSTRPIRGSG, translated from the coding sequence ATGAATCGCCGCCGCTGGTTTTACGTTGCGGCGACGTTCGTCCTGTTTCTGGTCGAGGTGGCAATCGCCCTGTTCGTCCATGACGCGGTGATCCGGCCCTATGCCGGCGACAGCATCGTCGTGATCATGGTCTACACCGCGATCCGCGCCGTCACGCGCCTCGGCGTGCGAGCGGCGGCACTGGCCGCGTTCCTGTTCGCCTGCGCAGTCGAGGTCGGCCAGTATTTCCACCTCGTCGATCGCATCGGCTTCGGCCACAACGCCTTCGCCCGAACGATCTTGGGGACGACCTTCGTACCGGAAGACTTCGTCGCTTATGCGATCGGGGCGTTGGTCGCCGTGGCGCTGGAAGAAGCGTGCAGCGTATTGGATTCGACACGGCCGATACGGGGAAGCGGGTAA
- the hisN gene encoding histidinol-phosphatase: MRSSSPEIAFAGQLADAAGAAIRPYFRNAHGLEAKDDASPVTLADRAAEAAMRALIERAYPDDAIIGEEYGVKEGRSGRAWVLDPIDGTRAFISGRPIFGTLIALMVEGWPMLGVIDQPILKERWLGVMGQPTLFNGAPAATRRCPDLAKALLGTTSPAAFDDSQLHAFEHLDGAVMSTVLGGDCYNYGCVASGWMDIVVEANLKIHDFAALAPVIEGAGGRVCDWAGDPLTADSVGEVIASGDSARVEEIIEALACRGH, encoded by the coding sequence ATGCGCAGTTCCAGTCCAGAAATCGCCTTTGCCGGTCAGCTCGCCGACGCCGCCGGCGCCGCGATCCGTCCGTATTTCCGCAACGCTCACGGGCTGGAGGCGAAGGACGACGCGTCGCCCGTGACGCTCGCGGATCGCGCGGCGGAGGCGGCGATGCGCGCACTGATCGAACGCGCCTATCCCGACGACGCGATCATCGGGGAGGAATATGGCGTGAAGGAAGGCCGGTCCGGCCGCGCCTGGGTGCTCGATCCGATCGACGGCACGCGCGCCTTCATCTCCGGTCGCCCGATCTTCGGCACGCTGATCGCGCTGATGGTCGAAGGCTGGCCGATGCTCGGCGTGATCGACCAGCCGATTCTCAAGGAACGCTGGCTCGGCGTGATGGGGCAGCCGACCCTGTTCAACGGCGCGCCCGCCGCCACGCGCCGCTGCCCCGATCTCGCCAAGGCTTTGCTCGGCACGACATCCCCCGCCGCATTCGATGACAGCCAGTTGCACGCATTCGAACATCTCGACGGTGCAGTGATGAGCACGGTGCTGGGCGGCGACTGCTACAATTACGGATGCGTCGCCAGCGGCTGGATGGACATCGTGGTCGAGGCGAACCTGAAGATCCACGATTTCGCCGCGCTCGCCCCCGTGATCGAGGGCGCCGGCGGCCGGGTCTGCGACTGGGCGGGCGATCCGCTCACTGCGGACAGCGTAGGCGAGGTCATCGCTTCGGGCGATTCGGCGCGCGTCGAGGAGATCATCGAAGCCCTCGCCTGTCGCGGCCACTGA
- a CDS encoding GGDEF domain-containing protein: protein MKTANPLYRTGTAKGSDDLFARIGEFLWEQRLSPDPQHYAFAYRIMTDRNSALAKAVATITDGGVRLSRGDIEKLGGTVAPSATEAAAAREKNDGLVAKTQMQVDGFTDMVVAMRAETEDFGRNLAASADAMRNAAAVPDDVVRLTGAMLERVRTAESRLEAATHEATELRAKLEEARDNARRDPLTDLPNRRAFEEAFAAGVAKGERMCIAVCDVDHFKQVNDRFGHAVGDRVLKAIAEALTSTCSGHVVARYGGEEFAILFTGIERVAALDTLELARKAVAAKRYRLRESDQPLGEVTFSAGLTCAEEGEGLGTVFGRSDKLLYAAKHAGRNQIQIG from the coding sequence ATGAAGACGGCGAATCCACTCTACAGGACCGGCACCGCAAAGGGCTCTGACGATCTGTTCGCGCGGATCGGTGAATTCCTGTGGGAGCAGCGCCTGAGCCCCGACCCGCAGCATTACGCCTTCGCCTATCGCATCATGACCGACCGGAACAGCGCGCTGGCCAAGGCGGTGGCGACGATTACCGATGGCGGCGTGCGGCTGTCGCGCGGCGATATCGAGAAACTGGGCGGCACGGTCGCACCGTCCGCGACCGAGGCGGCGGCGGCGCGCGAGAAGAATGACGGGCTCGTCGCGAAGACGCAGATGCAGGTCGACGGCTTCACCGACATGGTCGTGGCGATGCGTGCCGAGACGGAGGATTTCGGACGCAACCTTGCCGCAAGCGCCGATGCGATGCGCAACGCCGCCGCCGTGCCGGACGATGTGGTCCGGTTGACCGGCGCGATGCTCGAGCGGGTCCGCACGGCGGAAAGCCGGCTGGAAGCGGCGACGCACGAGGCGACGGAATTGCGCGCCAAGCTTGAAGAGGCCCGCGACAATGCCCGGCGCGACCCGCTGACCGACCTGCCCAACCGCCGCGCGTTCGAGGAAGCATTCGCGGCCGGCGTGGCGAAGGGCGAGCGGATGTGCATCGCGGTGTGCGACGTCGATCATTTCAAGCAGGTCAACGACCGGTTCGGCCATGCGGTGGGCGACCGGGTGCTGAAGGCGATCGCCGAGGCGCTGACGAGCACGTGCAGCGGTCATGTGGTGGCGCGCTATGGCGGCGAGGAATTCGCCATCCTGTTCACCGGGATCGAGCGTGTCGCTGCGCTGGATACGCTGGAGCTGGCGCGCAAGGCGGTGGCGGCCAAGCGATATCGACTGCGCGAGTCGGACCAGCCGCTGGGCGAGGTGACCTTCTCGGCCGGATTGACCTGCGCCGAAGAGGGCGAGGGGCTGGGCACCGTGTTCGGGCGGTCCGACAAGCTGCTATACGCGGCGAAACATGCGGGGCGGAACCAGATCCAGATCGGCTGA
- a CDS encoding alkylphosphonate utilization protein, with translation MADDEDSYIYDEATGEWVVASDAEAASDTGVVVRDAVGNVLVDGDQVTLIKDLTVKGAGQTLKRGTLIKSIRLTGDAQEIDCRYDGIKGLVLRAEFVKKR, from the coding sequence ATGGCCGACGACGAAGACAGCTACATCTATGACGAAGCGACTGGCGAATGGGTCGTCGCGTCCGACGCGGAAGCGGCATCCGATACGGGTGTCGTGGTGCGGGACGCGGTGGGCAACGTGCTGGTCGATGGCGACCAGGTGACGTTGATCAAGGACCTGACCGTCAAGGGTGCGGGCCAGACGCTGAAGCGGGGTACGCTGATCAAGTCGATCCGCCTGACCGGCGACGCACAGGAGATCGATTGCCGGTATGACGGCATCAAGGGCCTCGTGCTGCGGGCCGAGTTCGTCAAGAAACGCTGA
- a CDS encoding DUF1810 domain-containing protein, protein MSGLERFVTAQDGVHAEALEELCEGRKRSHWMWFVFPQIAGLGISPTAQHYAIRDVAEAQAYLAHPVLGPRLIESVEAILGWAGRRSAVAILGDTDAMKLRSCCTLFEVAGFEAAGSDLGAGSPVFAACLDGFFDGRRDAATIGLLG, encoded by the coding sequence ATGAGCGGGCTGGAGCGGTTCGTGACGGCGCAGGACGGCGTCCATGCGGAGGCGCTGGAGGAACTGTGCGAGGGGCGGAAGCGGAGCCACTGGATGTGGTTCGTCTTTCCGCAGATCGCCGGTCTGGGGATAAGCCCGACGGCGCAACATTATGCGATCCGCGACGTGGCGGAGGCGCAGGCGTATCTGGCGCATCCGGTGTTGGGGCCGCGATTGATCGAGAGCGTGGAAGCGATACTCGGCTGGGCGGGGCGGCGATCGGCGGTCGCGATTCTGGGCGACACGGATGCGATGAAGCTTCGGTCGTGTTGTACGCTTTTCGAGGTGGCGGGGTTCGAGGCGGCGGGGTCCGACCTGGGAGCCGGATCGCCGGTGTTCGCGGCGTGTCTGGACGGGTTCTTCGACGGGCGGCGGGATGCGGCGACGATCGGGCTGCTCGGATGA
- a CDS encoding pyridoxamine 5'-phosphate oxidase family protein, translating to MPKTLTDIAEAMKQIDFTMLSTRTENGMIGARPMSNNREVDYDGASWYFTTDDTRMVDDIAADPNVSLSFQSKAGLLGMRPFFIAIEGRAVLIRDKALFEDHWTSGLDRWFPQGVDTPGLVLIKVEGVRAHYWDGEDEGELVLKPDLAA from the coding sequence ATGCCCAAGACGCTGACCGACATCGCAGAAGCGATGAAGCAGATCGATTTCACGATGCTGTCCACCCGGACCGAGAACGGGATGATCGGCGCTCGCCCGATGAGCAACAATCGCGAGGTCGATTATGACGGCGCGAGCTGGTATTTCACCACCGACGACACGCGGATGGTGGACGATATCGCCGCGGACCCGAACGTATCGCTCAGCTTCCAGAGCAAGGCCGGGCTGCTCGGCATGCGCCCGTTCTTCATCGCGATAGAAGGACGCGCGGTGCTGATCCGCGACAAGGCGTTGTTCGAGGACCATTGGACGAGCGGGCTCGACCGCTGGTTCCCGCAAGGCGTCGACACGCCGGGCCTCGTCCTGATCAAGGTCGAAGGCGTCCGCGCGCATTACTGGGACGGCGAGGATGAAGGCGAACTGGTGCTGAAGCCGGACCTGGCGGCCTGA
- a CDS encoding type II toxin-antitoxin system ParD family antitoxin produces MAQMNISIPDQLKSWAEARVAEGRYSSTSDYVRDLVRRDQEYAEKLQRLQAAIDEGRASPSSERTIEDIIADERQRRAMA; encoded by the coding sequence ATGGCACAGATGAACATCTCGATCCCCGACCAACTCAAAAGCTGGGCGGAAGCGCGCGTCGCCGAGGGGCGGTATAGCAGCACCAGCGATTATGTACGCGATCTGGTCCGGCGCGATCAGGAATATGCGGAGAAGTTGCAGCGGTTACAGGCGGCGATTGATGAGGGGCGGGCATCCCCTTCCAGTGAACGTACGATCGAGGATATCATCGCCGATGAACGGCAGCGGCGCGCAATGGCCTGA
- a CDS encoding type II toxin-antitoxin system RelE/ParE family toxin, whose protein sequence is MRIEVSDEAQDELLGILRYGYDMFGEDASEAYLRGFDNAFALIVVHPAIGTLHDHVRPPIRSLPYGSHRIFYDVFEDFIVVQRVLHKAMDAERHL, encoded by the coding sequence ATGCGGATCGAAGTCAGCGACGAGGCGCAGGATGAGCTGCTGGGCATCCTAAGGTACGGCTACGACATGTTCGGCGAAGATGCTTCGGAAGCGTATCTTCGCGGGTTCGACAACGCGTTTGCGCTGATCGTCGTGCATCCTGCGATCGGCACATTGCATGATCACGTTCGACCGCCAATTCGCAGCCTGCCCTATGGCAGCCACCGGATATTTTATGACGTTTTCGAGGACTTTATCGTCGTGCAGCGCGTGCTGCACAAAGCGATGGACGCTGAACGGCATCTGTAG
- a CDS encoding AAA family ATPase — protein MNIRHIKLKNWRNFQTVDVPVADTTYILGSNASGKSNFLDVFRFLRDVSKREGGGLQKAIIDRGGMSKLRCLHTRRPQVGIEVDLISPTGTRWQYALEFKSEGKGAQRILVSKEEVIKDEKVLFTRPNKDDKRDPTRLTQTYLEQIQANEEFRELTEFFSETVYLHLVPQLLKHSQQIGGQVLEDDPFGQGFLERIARSQRRTRESRLAKIQKVLQIAVPQFEALDFEQDEFTGRPHLKARFKHFRPNVGWQREEQFSDGTLRLLGLLWSLLDGSSLLLMEEPELSLNSSIVAEIPAMMAKIQRQSKRRRQILISSHSEALLSNPGIDAGGVLLIEPGENGSTIREINANEANAIKDGFSIADVVLPAARPASAKQLSFALE, from the coding sequence ATGAACATTAGACACATAAAATTGAAAAACTGGCGTAATTTCCAGACCGTGGATGTGCCGGTAGCCGACACAACGTATATTCTTGGATCCAACGCTTCGGGAAAATCCAACTTTCTCGACGTGTTTCGGTTTTTAAGAGATGTATCCAAGCGAGAAGGCGGCGGGTTACAAAAAGCCATCATAGATCGCGGAGGAATGTCGAAATTGCGTTGCTTACACACGCGACGCCCACAAGTTGGCATTGAAGTAGATCTTATAAGTCCCACTGGCACACGCTGGCAGTATGCCCTTGAATTCAAGTCAGAGGGTAAGGGCGCTCAGCGCATTTTGGTTTCAAAAGAAGAAGTTATAAAAGACGAAAAGGTTCTTTTTACTAGACCAAATAAAGACGATAAACGCGACCCAACCCGCTTAACTCAAACATACCTTGAACAAATTCAGGCTAATGAAGAATTTAGAGAGCTTACTGAATTTTTTTCAGAAACGGTTTATCTTCATCTTGTTCCTCAGCTGCTCAAGCACAGTCAGCAAATTGGTGGGCAGGTACTTGAAGATGATCCATTCGGTCAGGGGTTCTTAGAGAGAATTGCCCGTTCCCAGCGGCGGACCCGTGAAAGTCGCTTAGCCAAAATACAGAAGGTGCTGCAAATTGCCGTTCCACAATTTGAAGCCCTAGATTTTGAACAAGACGAATTCACCGGTCGCCCGCATCTAAAGGCGCGTTTTAAGCATTTCAGGCCAAATGTGGGATGGCAACGAGAAGAGCAATTTTCCGATGGAACTTTGAGACTGCTGGGACTATTATGGTCTCTTCTCGATGGATCATCTTTGCTTTTAATGGAAGAGCCAGAGCTTTCCCTTAACTCTTCGATTGTTGCGGAAATTCCTGCAATGATGGCAAAAATACAGCGTCAGAGCAAAAGAAGGCGACAAATACTGATTTCAAGTCATAGTGAAGCGCTGCTTAGCAATCCGGGTATTGATGCGGGTGGTGTTTTACTTATTGAGCCAGGTGAAAACGGTTCCACCATTCGAGAAATCAATGCGAATGAGGCGAATGCTATTAAAGATGGCTTTTCAATAGCTGATGTAGTTTTACCTGCCGCAAGGCCAGCGTCGGCAAAGCAACTTTCGTTCGCTCTAGAATGA
- a CDS encoding DUF4276 family protein, translated as MTVFNTATEDELSECVAVKLVTQVVPGGTIGLKLRKGGAGYLRSSFNKFCQMANREYVLLLTDLDRLICAPELINSWAGGFPLPEKLLFRVPVREIEAWLLADRQGMAALMGISEASLPSQPDDLPDPKGTLLNAARNASRSVRSELVVGRNTLASQGLGYNRVLSNYVETIWNIDRAADRSPSLRRAVDRLTNLP; from the coding sequence ATGACCGTCTTCAATACGGCGACGGAGGACGAACTCTCTGAGTGCGTGGCGGTAAAGCTCGTGACACAAGTTGTACCGGGCGGCACGATTGGCCTGAAACTGCGTAAGGGCGGGGCTGGCTACCTACGATCAAGCTTTAATAAGTTTTGTCAGATGGCCAATAGAGAATATGTTCTTCTTTTAACAGATCTGGATCGCTTAATTTGTGCTCCGGAGTTGATTAATAGCTGGGCGGGAGGTTTTCCTTTGCCAGAAAAGCTTCTATTCCGCGTTCCAGTGCGGGAGATAGAAGCTTGGCTTCTGGCGGACCGGCAGGGCATGGCCGCCCTCATGGGGATTAGCGAAGCAAGTCTTCCCTCCCAGCCCGATGACTTGCCAGACCCAAAAGGTACCTTGTTAAATGCCGCACGTAATGCCTCGCGAAGTGTTCGATCGGAACTGGTAGTAGGCAGAAACACGCTGGCGTCTCAGGGCCTTGGCTACAACCGCGTCTTATCAAACTATGTGGAAACGATCTGGAATATTGATAGAGCGGCCGATCGATCTCCTAGTTTACGTAGAGCAGTCGATCGTCTCACAAACCTGCCCTAA
- the thiC gene encoding phosphomethylpyrimidine synthase ThiC, protein MADLPARTEIGVTTGPIRGSRKIHVAAPNDPTVRVAMREIMLDPTCSEPPLRVYDTSGPYSDPNARIDINAGLPELRRDWIMRRGDVEAYDAREIRPEDNGQLGPDRSGGVPQYPNVIRRPLRAKAGQNVSQMHYARAGLITPEMEYVAIRENLGRAELRDKAIRDGESFGAAIPDYVTPEFVRDEVARGRAIIPNNVNHPESEPMAIGRNFLVKINANIGNSAVASNVAAEVDKMVWSIRWGADTVMDLSTGRNIHDTREWIIRNSPVPIGTVPIYQALEKVGGVAEDLTWEIFRDTLIEQAEQGVDYFTIHAGVRLAYIPMTAKRVTGIVSRGGSIMAKWCLSHHKESFLYERFDEITEIMKAYDIAYSLGDGLRPGSIADANDEAQFSELYTLGELTHRAWKSDVQVMIEGPGHVPMHKIKENMDKQLEVCGEAPFYTLGPLTTDIAPGYDHITSGIGAAMIGWYGTAMLCYVTPKEHLGLPDRDDVKVGVVTYKLAAHAADLAKGHPAAKMRDDALSRARFEFRWRDQFNLSLDPDTAEQYHDQTLPAEGAKTAHFCSMCGPKFCSMKITQEVRDFAGKQNQGVEGFIASGPTGAETAEASKAAAIKGMEEMSRRFKEGGSEVYLTTDISR, encoded by the coding sequence ATGGCCGACCTTCCCGCCCGTACCGAGATTGGCGTCACCACCGGCCCGATCCGCGGCAGCCGCAAGATCCACGTCGCTGCGCCTAACGACCCCACCGTCCGCGTCGCGATGCGCGAGATCATGCTCGACCCTACGTGCAGCGAACCGCCCCTGCGTGTCTACGACACGTCCGGCCCCTACAGCGACCCGAACGCCCGCATCGACATCAACGCCGGCCTACCCGAACTGCGCCGCGACTGGATCATGCGCCGCGGCGACGTGGAGGCGTATGACGCGCGCGAGATCCGGCCCGAGGATAACGGACAGCTCGGCCCCGATCGCTCCGGCGGCGTCCCGCAATATCCCAACGTCATCCGCCGCCCCCTGCGCGCCAAAGCCGGCCAGAACGTCAGCCAGATGCACTATGCGCGGGCGGGGCTCATCACGCCCGAGATGGAATATGTCGCCATCCGCGAAAATCTCGGCCGCGCCGAACTGCGCGACAAGGCGATCCGTGACGGCGAAAGCTTCGGCGCCGCCATCCCCGATTACGTCACGCCCGAATTCGTCCGCGACGAGGTCGCCCGCGGCCGCGCGATCATCCCCAACAACGTCAACCACCCCGAATCCGAACCGATGGCGATCGGCCGCAACTTCCTGGTCAAGATCAACGCCAATATCGGCAACTCCGCCGTCGCCAGCAACGTCGCGGCGGAGGTCGACAAGATGGTCTGGTCGATCCGCTGGGGCGCGGACACCGTCATGGACCTGTCCACCGGCCGCAACATTCACGATACGCGCGAATGGATCATCCGCAACTCGCCCGTCCCGATCGGCACCGTGCCGATCTATCAGGCGCTGGAAAAGGTCGGCGGCGTCGCCGAGGACCTGACCTGGGAAATCTTCCGCGACACGCTGATCGAACAGGCCGAACAGGGCGTCGACTATTTCACGATCCACGCCGGCGTCCGCCTCGCATACATCCCGATGACCGCGAAGCGCGTCACCGGCATCGTCTCGCGCGGCGGCAGCATCATGGCGAAATGGTGCCTCAGCCATCACAAGGAAAGCTTCCTCTACGAACGCTTCGACGAGATCACGGAGATCATGAAGGCGTATGACATCGCCTACAGCCTGGGCGACGGCCTGCGCCCCGGCAGCATCGCCGACGCGAATGACGAGGCGCAGTTCAGCGAACTCTACACGCTCGGCGAACTCACCCACCGCGCGTGGAAGAGCGACGTGCAGGTCATGATCGAAGGCCCCGGCCACGTGCCGATGCACAAGATCAAGGAGAATATGGACAAGCAGCTCGAAGTCTGCGGCGAAGCACCCTTCTACACGCTCGGGCCACTCACCACCGACATCGCACCCGGATACGACCATATCACCAGCGGCATCGGCGCCGCGATGATCGGCTGGTACGGCACGGCGATGCTCTGCTACGTCACGCCGAAGGAACATCTCGGCCTGCCCGACCGCGACGACGTCAAGGTCGGCGTCGTCACCTACAAACTCGCCGCCCACGCCGCCGATCTCGCCAAGGGCCACCCCGCCGCAAAGATGCGCGACGACGCACTGTCCCGCGCAAGGTTCGAATTCCGCTGGCGCGACCAGTTCAACCTGTCGCTGGACCCCGACACGGCCGAGCAATATCACGACCAGACCCTCCCCGCAGAAGGCGCCAAGACCGCCCACTTCTGCTCCATGTGCGGCCCGAAATTCTGCAGCATGAAGATCACGCAGGAAGTGCGGGACTTCGCGGGGAAGCAGAATCAGGGTGTCGAAGGGTTTATCGCCAGCGGTCCGACGGGTGCGGAGACTGCGGAAGCGAGCAAGGCGGCAGCGATCAAGGGGATGGAGGAGATGAGCCGGCGGTTCAAGGAAGGAGGGAGCGAAGTTTATCTGACGACCGATATATCGCGTTAG
- a CDS encoding ferritin-like domain-containing protein, with amino-acid sequence MIDQNTSTEIFDAIAKRRGERRNFMKVAGGATAAFGGATLLSACGADNNNPNATPTATTSPSPTSTASAATLDLDILNFALNLEYLEAQFYVYAVTGQGLATSQTTGPNSAAPGTVTGGAQANLSGDPLVLAYAREIAADETAHVTFLRAAIGSSAVAMPNINIGGGTNGAFTQAAIAAGIITQGQTFDPYASPENFLLGAFIFEDVGVSAYKGAAPLITNKTYLEAAAGILAAEAYHAGLVRTVLYSKGIGTPSAPAIPALIINAQKISDARDSLDGTVASNSVGAVDIDQGLTVTNAGVTDANLVPTDGNGIAYSRSVSQVLNIVYLNTAAKTAGASMGGFFPNGLNATLPAFKTSAANP; translated from the coding sequence ATGATCGATCAGAACACCAGCACCGAAATCTTCGACGCCATCGCCAAGCGGCGCGGCGAACGTCGTAACTTCATGAAGGTCGCAGGCGGCGCCACCGCGGCGTTCGGCGGCGCGACCTTGCTGTCCGCATGCGGCGCCGACAACAACAATCCCAACGCGACCCCGACGGCGACCACCTCGCCCAGCCCGACCTCGACCGCAAGTGCCGCGACGCTGGATCTCGACATCCTGAACTTCGCGCTCAACCTCGAATATCTCGAGGCGCAATTCTACGTCTATGCCGTCACCGGCCAGGGTCTCGCCACCTCGCAGACCACCGGCCCCAACAGTGCAGCACCCGGCACCGTCACCGGCGGCGCTCAGGCGAACCTGTCCGGCGACCCCCTCGTCCTGGCCTATGCGCGTGAAATCGCGGCGGACGAGACGGCGCACGTAACCTTCCTCCGCGCTGCGATCGGATCGTCGGCGGTGGCGATGCCCAACATCAATATCGGCGGCGGTACGAACGGCGCCTTCACCCAGGCGGCGATCGCGGCAGGCATCATCACGCAGGGCCAGACCTTCGATCCCTATGCCTCGCCCGAAAACTTCCTGCTCGGCGCGTTCATCTTCGAGGATGTCGGCGTCTCGGCCTATAAGGGCGCCGCGCCGCTCATCACCAACAAGACCTATCTCGAGGCCGCCGCCGGTATCCTCGCAGCCGAAGCCTATCATGCCGGCCTCGTCCGCACGGTTCTGTACAGCAAGGGCATCGGTACGCCCTCCGCGCCGGCGATCCCGGCGCTGATCATCAACGCACAGAAGATTTCCGACGCGCGCGATTCGCTCGACGGTACGGTCGCCAGCAACAGCGTCGGCGCGGTGGATATCGATCAGGGCCTGACGGTGACGAATGCGGGCGTCACCGACGCCAACCTCGTCCCCACCGACGGCAACGGCATCGCCTATAGCCGCAGCGTGTCGCAGGTGCTGAACATCGTCTATCTCAACACCGCGGCGAAGACCGCCGGTGCGTCGATGGGCGGCTTCTTCCCCAACGGCCTGAACGCCACGTTGCCCGCGTTCAAGACGAGCGCCGCCAATCCCTGA
- a CDS encoding ferritin-like domain-containing protein: MTDTNQQLIDHFDGRVERRNERREFFRTALGAAAVAGAGAAAVTLGGVATAQTFNDADVLNFALNLEYLEAQFYLYALNGTGLDAADTTSGAGAAGGTVTWGSTKVDFSGDPIVGAYAKEIAADEVAHVRFLRAQLSTARVAMPNINISPATFNTVASAAGITSPTPFNPYSSPENFLLGAFIFEDVGVTAYKGAAPLLSSKTYLEAAAGILAVEAYHASIVRTALYAKGIATPGLIDATEKISSLRDSLDGAPTLDLIKGIGPDDDQGIKPEGMGAATVSNIVPLNPNGLAYSRSTGQVLNIVYGNTTTPSGLFFPNGVNGTFKANA, from the coding sequence ATGACCGATACCAACCAGCAGCTGATCGACCATTTCGATGGCCGCGTCGAACGGCGCAACGAACGGCGTGAGTTCTTCAGGACCGCACTCGGGGCGGCGGCGGTCGCCGGAGCCGGTGCGGCTGCGGTCACGCTAGGTGGCGTCGCGACGGCGCAGACCTTCAATGATGCCGACGTGCTGAATTTCGCGCTCAACCTCGAATATCTCGAGGCGCAATTCTACCTCTATGCGTTGAATGGCACCGGCCTCGATGCTGCCGACACGACCAGCGGCGCTGGTGCTGCCGGCGGCACGGTCACCTGGGGCTCGACCAAGGTGGACTTTTCGGGCGACCCCATCGTCGGCGCCTATGCCAAGGAAATCGCAGCCGACGAGGTCGCCCATGTCCGCTTCCTGCGTGCGCAGCTCAGCACCGCCCGCGTCGCGATGCCCAACATCAACATCAGCCCGGCGACCTTCAACACCGTGGCGTCCGCAGCCGGGATCACCTCGCCAACGCCGTTCAATCCATATTCCTCGCCGGAAAACTTCCTGCTCGGCGCGTTCATCTTCGAAGACGTCGGCGTAACGGCCTATAAGGGCGCGGCCCCCCTGCTCTCCAGCAAGACCTATCTCGAGGCCGCCGCCGGCATCCTCGCGGTCGAGGCCTATCACGCCTCGATCGTGCGCACCGCGCTCTACGCAAAGGGTATCGCCACGCCGGGGCTGATCGACGCAACGGAGAAGATTTCAAGCCTGCGCGACAGCCTTGACGGTGCACCCACGCTCGATCTCATCAAGGGCATCGGCCCCGACGACGATCAGGGCATCAAGCCTGAGGGCATGGGCGCCGCGACGGTCTCCAACATCGTCCCGCTCAATCCGAATGGCCTCGCCTACAGCCGTTCGACCGGTCAGGTGCTGAACATCGTCTACGGCAACACCACGACGCCCAGCGGCCTATTCTTCCCCAATGGTGTGAATGGAACCTTCAAGGCCAACGCCTGA